The genomic stretch CAAAGACGTGTGTATCATTTCTAATTTCTATCCAGCTCAACCCAGGCTCTTTTTTTATGTTCCTTTCTCTCATCAATTTTCTCACAGCGGAGGCTTTATCCCATCTCTTGGCTTTGGCGTGCATATTTGACATTAGGATACACGTGCCAGCATCATCTGGGCCGATCTCCAGCAGTATGTCTGCAACTTTCTTTCCTAGACCATAATTCTGATGGACGAGGCAAGCGTTGAGCAAGTTTCTCCAGGCAATGGCATCCCATCTTAGTGGACTCGATCTAATGAAATTCTCCGCCTCATCTAGCCTACGTGCCCTACCTAGGAGCCCAACAATGCAGGTATAGTGCTCTAACCCGGGTTCAATGCCATATTCTCTCATCATATGATCCAGATAATAGAAACCTTCATCAACTCGCCCCGACAAGCTACAAGCAGAGAGCACCCCGACAAAAGTTACATAACTCGGTTGTTTCCATTCACTCAACATATGTTGAAACACATCAAGGGCTTCCATGCCAAGCCCATGATACGAGTAACCATTTATCATCAAATTCCATGATATGACATCACGATCTAACAAACTCTCGAACAGCGTGCGTGCATCATCAATGAGGCCACATTTTGAAGCCATGTATATCAAAGCATTACCAACAACAATATCGTGCTTTAACCCCACCTTCTCAACGCGTGCATGTATCGAGCTGCCATACCCAAGAGCTGACAAACCAGCACACGAGTTCAAAAGCACTGCAAATGTGTATTCATTTGGTACAATGTTTTCGCGGTCCATTTCTAGAAACAGCTTAAGTGCTTCTTCAAAGCATTCATTCTGTGTATAGGCAGTTAGAGCAGCTGTCCAAGTCACCTCATTTCTTGCTCTCAATGAATCAAAAACTTTTCTCATCTGTGAAACATCACCACATTTTCCATACATATCAATTGTGGCGCTACCCACGAACAAATCATGATCCAAACCAATCTTCAACAGTCGTCCATGAACTTGCCTTCCCAATATCAAATCTTTAAGATGGCCACAAACACTGAAAACATTAACACAAGTAACACCATCCCACCTACTCCACTCCAATTCCTCAATCATCATACGCAAAACATAACACGCCTCGGTCAAGTACCCATGTGCCAAGAGTCCTTTCAACACCGAATTATAAGTGCAAAGATCCGATCTTGGTGGTGAATCAAGAACCTGCATGGCCTCTTTCAGATGAGTTGACATCGTATACAGGTAAACAAGTGCATTCTTAACATATTGATGAAATATCAATCCAGACTTCAATGCATACCCGTGACACTGCTGGCCTTCATCCAGCAATCCACAATTCGAGCACGACGAAAGAACCATCGGAAGCACATGCCTGTTTGGGTTTAGTTTATCCACATTAACCATTTTTCTCCACAGCTGCACAACTTCTTGAGCGTAGCCGTGCTGTGAATACCCGGACATCATGCTGCCCCAAGAAACGACATTCCTCTTCCGCATTTTGTCGAACAGTATGCGCGCACTCGATAAATCACCACACTTTGCATAGTGATTGATCAACGAGTTCTTCTCAATTACGTGGTTCCGTGTAATTTGATTGATAACAATGAGATGTGCGTGGATGGCTTTACCGAATTTGAGGTTTCTAGCTTCTGCCGATGCTTTTAGAAGCTTTCTCACGTCCATTGCGTATGGCGCGAAAATTGAGTTGCGGAGGAGGCAGACAACGAGAAAGAAAATGAGAAGGGGATGTGGCAGTAAGAGAGCTGAAAAACGATGTTATAACGAAGGATACGGCGGCTGCTCGGCGTCGGCGAAAGACGACTAATTTTTCCAACACAGCAGAGAGAGCTGCGAGAGAGAGATGCTATATACGTGCGTTTCAGAGTAAGTGGGTGTTGAGAAAAGAGGGAAGAAAGGGAACATCGGTGAGGGCGTAGTCAGCCCGGCGGCGGAGAACACAGTCGCGGCTGAGAAAGGGCCGAGAATGCGACGGagaagaggaaaaaaaaaagacaacaaatttaatttatttttcttttacttttatgTACTTGGTCGAATTGGACTTGGTATAATAGTTGGGCTCCACTtttatgtattttgtatttaaaaatttatgtaatgatatttttttcttattttatttaattaattgaccatataaattaattataataaattttcaAAGTTGCGCATAATGGGGAGTTAACACTTATTCGTAATCACAATGAATAATTGAATAtagctaaaaatgaaaattaagcAACTACAGCATTACATAAAACACTTTAGGGTGAAAATTTGTGGTTGGAAAAAAGTAATGAAGAAAGACACCTGCCTTAATGAGGTATAATTTCCAACCCTAAAAGCGAAGTCAATTTCCAGTCACCTAAAAGCAAAGTCGAGTTAATTATTGTGATTAGAATTGGTACAAACCAGGGCAAATcattaaaaaacaatttttgttTCTCTGTCGTAAAAGTTTTCAAACCTCAAAACTTGGCTTAGAATCAAATAATtaactattaaaaaaatgttgcaTAATGGATATATATATTTGAGTTCAGCATTCAGCCAAATCTACCGCTACCTTTGCAAGCAAAATGAAATCCCCAACCTTCTTTATTTCCCTTGTTTGGCTCCTCATTTCA from Salvia splendens isolate huo1 chromosome 15, SspV2, whole genome shotgun sequence encodes the following:
- the LOC121767344 gene encoding pentatricopeptide repeat-containing protein At5g39680-like is translated as MDVRKLLKASAEARNLKFGKAIHAHLIVINQITRNHVIEKNSLINHYAKCGDLSSARILFDKMRKRNVVSWGSMMSGYSQHGYAQEVVQLWRKMVNVDKLNPNRHVLPMVLSSCSNCGLLDEGQQCHGYALKSGLIFHQYVKNALVYLYTMSTHLKEAMQVLDSPPRSDLCTYNSVLKGLLAHGYLTEACYVLRMMIEELEWSRWDGVTCVNVFSVCGHLKDLILGRQVHGRLLKIGLDHDLFVGSATIDMYGKCGDVSQMRKVFDSLRARNEVTWTAALTAYTQNECFEEALKLFLEMDRENIVPNEYTFAVLLNSCAGLSALGYGSSIHARVEKVGLKHDIVVGNALIYMASKCGLIDDARTLFESLLDRDVISWNLMINGYSYHGLGMEALDVFQHMLSEWKQPSYVTFVGVLSACSLSGRVDEGFYYLDHMMREYGIEPGLEHYTCIVGLLGRARRLDEAENFIRSSPLRWDAIAWRNLLNACLVHQNYGLGKKVADILLEIGPDDAGTCILMSNMHAKAKRWDKASAVRKLMRERNIKKEPGLSWIEIRNDTHVFVSGDMNHVESVQIRDKVKKLLAEIRTLGYVPDIATELHDVEEEQKEDWLGYHSEKLSIAYALMKTPQGATIRVMKNLRMCDDCHSAAKYISKLTNRTIIVRDANRFHRFRDGFCSCADYW